In the Populus trichocarpa isolate Nisqually-1 chromosome 1, P.trichocarpa_v4.1, whole genome shotgun sequence genome, one interval contains:
- the LOC18095771 gene encoding beta-amyrin 28-monooxygenase, giving the protein MELTFLLLSLAPLVLLLVISIFAFKYSSRSAKNLPPGSLGWPIFGETLEFLFGKPEEFVFHRMKKYSSDIFKTKILGEETVVMCGPDGHKYLFTNEQKLFTVFRTHSMQKLFLSDEASAPIEITREAESKIIRSPGFLKPEALVRYLGKMDSITQQKMQAYWEGKDEVKVFPFAKTLTLSLACRFFLGSDDPERIARLVSNFDDVTLGMHSIPLNFPGTTFYRANKAAAAIREELRLVISEKRAIMAEGAQVQDVLCHMILATDPSGKHMAEAEIAGMMMGLLVAGYSTVATAMTFFMKYVGQRPDIYAKILAEQTEIATAKKAGEVLDWNDIQKMKYSWNVVYEVMRLTPPIQGTFREALTDVTYAGYTIPKGWKIYWTVSTTNKNPKYFPDPEKLDPSRHEDGKAFPPFTFVPFGAGPRMCPGKEYARLAILTFVHNVVKRYKWEVVFPEEKIVGDMMPSPEKGLPIRLQSH; this is encoded by the exons ATGGAGCTAACATTTCTATTGTTATCTCTAGCTCCATTGGTCCTACTACTTGTTATTAGCATCTTTGCTTTCAAGTACTCATCCCGTAGTGCCAAAAACCTGCCACCAGGGAGCCTGGGCTGGCCTATCTTTGGCGAAACACTCGAATTCTTGTTTGGTAAGCCCGAAGAGTTTGTGTTTCACAGGATGAAGAAGTACTCTTCTGATATCTTCAAGACCAAGATTCTTGGAGAGGAGACTGTGGTGATGTGTGGTCCTGATGGACACAAATATCTCTTCACCAACGAGCAGAAACTTTTCACTGTATTTCGAACTCATTCGATGCAGAAGCTCTTTCTTTCCGATGAAGCTTCTGCTCCGATTGAAATTACACGCGAAGCTGAGTCTAAAATCATAAGATCACCTGGGTTCTTGAAGCCTGAGGCATTGGTCAGGTACTTGGGGAAAATGGACTCCATTACACAGCAGAAAATGCAAGCTTATTGGGAAGGAAAAGATGAAGTCAAGGTCTTTCCTTTCGCGAAGACACTGACTCTGTCTCTTGCCTGCCGCTTTTTCTTGGGCTCTGATGATCCTGAACGTATAGCCAGGCTTGTCAGCAATTTTGATGATGTAACCCTAGGGATGCATTCCATTCCTTTGAATTTCCCTGGAACAACTTTTTACAGGGCTAACAAGGCTGCAGCTGCAATCCGCGAGGAGCTACGATTAGTCATCAGTGAGAAAAGAGCCATTATGGCCGAAGGAGCACAGGTGCAGGATGTACTATGCCATATGATCTTGGCCACGGACCCTTCAGGCAAACACATGGCAGAAGCTGAGATTGCTGGCATGATGATGGGTTTACTAGTTGCAGGATATAGTACAGTGGCTACTGCTATGACATTCTTTATGAAATATGTTGGACAGAGGCCTGACATTTATGCTAAGATCCTAGCTG AGCAAACAGAGATTGCAACAGCTAAAAAGGCAGGAGAGGTACTAGACTGGAATGACATTCAGAAGATGAAGTACTCATGGAATGTAGTCTATGAAGTGATGAGGCTCACACCTCCAATCCAGGGAACTTTCAGAGAGGCCTTGACTGATGTTACTTATGCAGGATACACCATTCCAAAGGGATGGAAA ATATACTGGACAGTCAGCACAACAAACAAGAATCCAAAGTACTTCCCAGATCCTGAAAAGCTTGACCCATCTAGACACGAAGACGGAAAGGCCTTTCCTCCGTTCACGTTCGTGCCTTTCGGAGCTGGACCTAGAATGTGCCCTGGAAAAGAGTATGCTCGACTAGCAATTCTGACTTTTGTTCACAACGTCGTCAAGAGGTATAAGTGGGAGGTCGTGTTTCCTGAAGAAAAGATCGTTGGTGATATGATGCCAAGTCCTGAAAAGGGACTTCCAATTCGCCTTCAATCGCACTGA
- the LOC18095772 gene encoding subtilisin-like protease SBT2.2, producing MGGVYLVHLVVMVLSLGVLAGTLCQVDDGSENGTTAVYIVTLKQAPASHYYGELRKNTNVFKHGVPRNPKQSHNPRNDSRSNQSSSSYIARVHDSLLRRVLRGEKYLKLYSYHYLINGFAVLVTPEQANKLSRRKEVANVALDFSVRTATTHTPQFLGLPQGAWPKAGGYETAGEGIVIGFIDTGIDPSHPSFSDDSSLNSYPVPSHFSGICEVTRDFPSGSCNRKLIGARHFAASAITRGIFNSSQDYASPFDGDGHGTHTASVAAGNHGIPVIVARHHFGNASGMAPRAHVAVYKALYKSFGGFAADVVAAIDQAAQDGVDVLSLSITPNRRPPGIATFFNPIDMALLSAVKAGIFAVQAAGNTGPSPKSMSSFSPWIFTVGAASHDRAYSNSIILGNNVTIHGVGLAPGTHKNTMLTLISALHALNNETTVATDMYVGECQDSSNFNQDLVKGNLLICSYSIRFVLGLSTIKQAIATAKNLSAAGVVFYMDPFVIGFQLNPIPMRVPGIIIPSPDDSKVLLQYYNSSLERNETTKKITRFGSVASILGGLKANYSNSAPKVMFYSARGPDPEDNFLDDADILKPNLIAPGNLIWAAWSSLGTDSVEFQGENFALMSGTSMAAPHIAGLAALIKQKFPSFSPAAIASALSTTASLYDNNGGPIMAQRAYSNPDINQSPATPFDMGSGFVNATAALDPGLIFDSGYDDYMSFLCGINGSSPVVLNYTGQNCLSYNSTINGTDLNLPSITIAKLYQSKTVQRSVTNIAGGETYKVGWSAPYGVTIKVAPTRFCIASGERQTLSVFFDAKMNSSTASYGRIGLFGDQGHVVNIPLSVIVKVTYNTTTNI from the exons ATGGGAGGTGTGTACTTGGTGCATTTAGTGGTAATGGTGCTTAGTTTAGGGGTATTAGCAGGCACTTTGTGTCAAGTTGATGATGGTTCAGAAAATGGAACTACAGCTGTTTACATTGTTACTCTTAAACAAGCTCCTGCTTCTCATTACTATGGAGAGCTTAGAAAGAATACTAATGTTTTTAAGCATGGCGTTCCTAGGAATCCAAAGCAATCTCACAACCCAAG GAATGATTCGAGATCCAATCAGAGTTCTAGTTCGTACATTGCTCGTGTTCATGATTCATTATTGAGGAGGGTGTTGAGAGGGGAGAAATATCTCAAGCTGTACAGCTATCACTACTTGATTAATGGGTTCGCTGTTCTTGTTACCCCAGAACAG GCCAACAAGCTTTCGAGGAGGAAAGAAGTGGCAAATGTGGCTTTGGATTTCTCTGTTAGAACTGCAACCACGCATACTCCACAGTTTTTGGGTCTACCACAAGGGGCTTGGCCCAAAGCAGGTGGATATGAAACTGCTGGTGAAGGAATCGTGATCGGCTTCATTGACACAGGCATTGATCCAAGTCATCCCAGCTTTTCTGATGACTCATCTTTGAACTCGTATCCTGTTCCTAGCCACTTCTCAGGCATTTGTGAGGTTACTCGGGATTTTCCTTCTGGTTCCTGCAATAGGAAGCTCATCGGGGCTCGTCATTTTGCTGCATCAGCTATTACCAGGGGAATTTTCAATTCGAGCCAGGACTATGCTTCACCGTTTGATGGTGATGGCCATGGAAC gcatacagcctctgttgctGCAGGAAACCATGGGATTCCAGTTATAGTTGCCAGGCATCATTTTGGAAATGCCAGTGGGATGGCTCCTCGTGCACA TGTTGCTGTTTACAAGGCATTATACAAGAGTTTTGGAGGTTTCGCTGCCGATGTTGTTGCTGCTATAGACCAG GCAGCTCAGGATGGGGTTGATGTTTTAAGTTTATCAATCACACCCAACAGGCGTCCTCCTGGTATTGCAACATTTTTTAATCCCATAGACATGGCATTGCTCTCAGCTGTGAAGGCTGGCATTTTTGCTGTGCAAGCAGCAGGCAATACTGGACCATCGCCTAAGAGCATGTCTTCCTTCAGTCCATGGATCTTCACTGTTGGTGCAGCTTCTCATGACAGAGCCTACAGTAACTCTATAATACTTGGCAACAATGTAACCATTCATGGAGTTGGGCTTGCTC CTGGAACACATAAAAATACCATGTTGACCCTCATTTCTGCACTTCATGCTTTGAACAACGAGACAACAGTTGCTACTGATATGTATGTGGGTGAATGTCAAGATTCTAGTAACTTCAATCAGGATTTGGTCAAAGGAAACCTCTTGATCTGCAGCTATTCAATTCGCTTTGTGCTTGGACTCTCAACAATCAAACAAGCTATAGCAACAGCCAAAAACCTCAGTGCAGCTGGTGTTGTGTTCTACATGGATCCGTTTGTTATTGGCTTTCAGCTTAATCCAATTCCAATGAGAGTGCCTGGGATCATAATTCCATCCCCAGATGATTCGAAG GTTCTACTCCAATACTACAATTCTTCTTTGGAGAGAAATGAAACTACGAAGAAAATTACTAGATTTGGTTCTGTTGCAAGCATTTTAGGTGGACTAAAAGCAAACTACTCTAATTCTGCTCCCAAAGTTATGTTTTACTCTGCTAGAGGACCAGATCCAGAAGACAATTTTCTCGATGATGCTGACATTTTGAAACCCAATTTGATAGCTCCTGGAAATCTAATATGGGCTGCATGGAGTTCACTTGGCACAGACTCGGTTGAATTTCAAG GTGAGAACTTTGCATTGATGTCTGGAACGAGTATGGCTGCTCCTCATATTGCCGGGCTTGCTGCGCTGATCAAGCAAAAGTTTCCCAGTTTCAGCCCTGCGGCAATTGCCTCTGCACTATCCACAACAGCTTCTTTATATGACAATAATGGTGGGCCAATAATGGCTCAGCGTGCTTATTCCAACCCAGATATAAATCAGTCTCCAGCTACGCCTTTCGACATGGGAAGTGGTTTTGTAAATGCAACTGCAGCTCTGGATCCGGGTTTGATTTTTGATTCAG GTTATGATGACTATATGTCATTTCTTTGTGGAATTAATGGATCTAGTCCTGTGGTATTGAACTACACAGGTCAAAATTGTTTGTCTTATAACTCAACCATCAATGGCACTGACCTGAATCTTCCCTCCATCACAATCGCTAAACTATATCAGTCTAAAACAGTCCAAAGATCAGTGACTAACATTGCTGGCGGTGAAACATATAAAGTTGGCTGGAGTGCGCCTTATGGAGTAACCATAAAGGTGGCACCAACCCGCTTCTGTATTGCCAGTGGGGAAAGGCAAACCTTGAGTGTGTTCTTTGACGCGAAAATGAATAGTTCTACTGCCAGCTATGGAAGGATAGGACTTTTTGGAGATCAGGGTCATGTTGTCAACATTCCATTGTCAGTCATTGTCAAAGTCACATATAATACCACAACTAACATCTGA
- the LOC18095773 gene encoding protein PELPK2, with protein sequence MATKTSSKVVLNPIFLLGLLLLITCLAPKIDARLLKEENEKPTKIDKINAKMGLGEMKNLPPFPNIPIPGIPFPPFPFPPPFDIPNVPPLPDFPLTPFLFPPFPFLQSPPA encoded by the coding sequence ATGGCTACCAAAACTTCCTCAAAAGTGGTCTTGAACCCTATATTCTTGTTAGGGTTGCTTCTGTTGATCACCTGTCTTGCACCAAAGATTGATGCTCGCCTACTTAAGGAGGAAAATGAGAAGCCTACCAAGATTGATAAAATCAATGCCAAGATGGGCTTGGGAGAGATGAAGAACTTGCCACCATTTCCAAACATACCAATTCCAGGAATCCCATTTCCTCCATTTCCATTTCCACCTCCATTTGACATTCCTAATGTTCCTCCACTTCCTGACTTCCCTTTGACTCCCTTCCTTTTCCCTCCCTTCCCTTTTCTCCAATCTCCTCCAGCATGA
- the LOC18095774 gene encoding uncharacterized protein LOC18095774 has protein sequence MASKHGLLLVSLAFLLLCSSHYCSASGRLLNPMKPTSIEFGIDPPYLLKPTFPLPEDQETQTPPGSILPALPMPLQQPIMTPPPPAPFPPGQDEAGLIPAFPFPHLPSLPKFPPFPFIPGMPSVPALPSVPLAPQFVDSGFTSPGIGDEGSP, from the coding sequence ATGGCTTCCAAACATGGTCTCTTGCTTGTTTCCCTTGCTTTCTTGCTCCTTTGCAGCTCCCATTACTGCTCAGCCTCCGGCAGGTTACTAAATCCGATGAAGCCAACCTCCATAGAATTTGGAATTGACCCACCTTACCTTCTAAAGCCAACTTTTCCATTGCCTGAAGATCAAGAAACACAAACACCTCCTGGTTCCATACTACCAGCACTTCCAATGCCACTTCAACAGCCAATAATGACACCACCTCCACCTGCTCCTTTTCCTCCTGGCCAAGATGAGGCCGGTTTGATTCCGGCTTTCCCATTCCCTCACTTGCCTTCTCTACCGAAATTCCCTCCTTTTCCATTTATTCCTGGCATGCCATCAGTCCCTGCACTCCCCTCAGTTCCTTTGGCTCCACAGTTTGTGGACTCAGGCTTTACTTCACCAGGGATTGGAGATGAAGGCAGCCCATGA
- the LOC18095775 gene encoding gamma-soluble NSF attachment protein has product MPVSDPDKLITKADKLTKLSLTRWSADWRNATLLYEEAASLFRVAKKNEKAKEAFEKASKGQEMLSSPWDAAKHMESAAALAKELGNWNEVTDFYRRASELYMECGRPQPASDALAKAARALEDAMPEAAVQMYNDASAILEEDGKEQMAFDLYRAATSVYVKLEKYSDAASSLLQLGLAADKCNATNSQCKAYLGAIIVYLYAHDFKQAEKCYNDCSQVDAFLRSDQNRCASKLLSAYTEGDIEEIKRVVQSSTVSNLDHVVIKLARKLPTGDVSALKTDVGKEEEEPLDENDLT; this is encoded by the exons atgccCGTTTCCGATCCCGATAAGCTAATTACCAAGGCCGATAAGTT AACTAAACTGAGTCTTACAAGATGGAGTGCCGATTGGAGAAATGCCACTCTTTTGTATGAAGAAGCTG ctAGCTTGTTTAGGGTCGccaagaaaaatgagaaagcAAAAGAAGCATTTGAGAAGGCTTCCAAAGGACAAGAGATGCTCTCTTC ACCTTGGGATGCTGCTAAACACATGGAGTCTGCTGCTGCTCTAGCAAAGGAACTAGGCAACTGGAATGAAGTCACTGACTTTTATAGAAGAGCGTCTGAGTTGTACATGGAGTGTGGGAGACCACAGCCAGCATCAGATGCTCTAGCTAAGGCTGCTCG TGCTCTGGAAGATGCTATGCCTGAAGCTGCTGTTCAGATGTACAATGATGCTTCTGCTATTCTTGAAGAAGATGGCAAAGAACAGATGGCCTTTGATCTATACCGTGCTGCCACTAGTGTGTATGTAAAGCTTGAAAA GTATAGTGATGCTGCATCTTCTTTGTTGCAATTGGGTCTAGCAGCGGATAAATGCAATGCCACCAATAGCCAGTGCAAG GCATATCTTGGTGCAATTATTGTATACCTTTACGCTCATGACTTCAAGCAAGCAGAGAAATGCTACAATGATTGCTCACA GGTTGATGCTTTTCTGAGAAGTGACCAGAACCGCTGTGCTAGTAAACTGCTTTCGGCTTATACAGAAGGTGATATTGAAGAAATCAAACGTGTGGTTCAGTCCAGCACAGTTTCAAATCTTGACCATGTG GTAATCAAGCTAGCAAGAAAGCTACCTACTGGTGATGTTAGTGCATTGAAGACTGATGTTGGCAAAGAGGAGGAAGAACCATTGGATGAGAATGACCTCACATAA
- the LOC18095776 gene encoding tetrahydroberberine oxidase, translating into MTSLSFFPMLSFLFFLIFSFSWVTSAHTHESFLQCLDSQNSHSISKLIYTPINSSYSSILQFSIQNLRFNTSSTPKPLVIVTPTNISHIQAAIICSQKHGMQIRIRSGGHDYEGLSYVSTFSFVVIDLINLRTINVNAENKTAWVQSGVTIGEVYYRIAEKSRTLAFPASVCPTVGVGGHFSGGGYGMLMRKYGLAADHIIDAQLVDVKGRILDRESMGEDLFWAIRGGGGNTFGVVIAWKISLVSAPPTVTVFNVQRTLEQNASKLVHRWQFVADKLHEDLFIRIILNRVNSTEEGKSNTTIQASFNSLFLGGIDRLLPLIQDSFPELGLVKEDCIEMSWIQSVLYFDGFPSNSSLDVLLDRTPSTRRNFKAKSDYVKEPIPELGLEGIWERFFDKDINTPILIFSPYGGKMSEISESSIPFPHRAGNIYKIQHLIYWDEEGIVATKRHISWIRRLYSYLAPYVSKTPRAAYVNYRDLDIGINNHAGNTSYRQASIWGLKYFKNNFDRLVRVKTAVDPANFFRNEQSIPPLSSW; encoded by the coding sequence ATGACTTCTCTAAGCTTTTTTCCAATGTTGTCATTCctgtttttccttattttttcattctcGTGGGTAACTTCAGCTCACACTCACGAGAGTTTTCTTCAATGCCTTGATTCCCAAAACTCCCACTCCATTTCTAAGCTCATTTACACCCCAATCAACTCATCATATTCATCAATCTTGCAGTTTTCTATTCAAAATCTCAGGTTCAACACAAGTTCCACCCCAAAACCTCTAGTTATTGTTACTCCCACCAACATATCCCACATTCAAGCTGCCATTATTTGTTCCCAGAAGCATGGCATGCAAATAAGAATTCGAAGTGGTGGCCATGATTATGAAGGTCTTTCTTATGTTTCTACGTTCTCATTTGTGGTAATTGATCTAATCAATCTTCGAACAATCAACGTTAACGCGGAGAATAAAACTGCATGGGTTCAATCTGGGGTGACAATAGGCGAGGTTTACTATAGAATTGCTGAGAAAAGCAGAACTCTTGCTTTCCCAGCAAGTGTTTGCCCTACTGTAGGTGTTGGTGGACACTTCAGTGGAGGAGGGTATGGCATGTTGATGCGTAAATATGGCCTTGCCGCAGATCACATAATTGATGCACAATTAGTTGATGTTAAAGGTAGAATTCTCGACAGAGAATCAATGGGAGAAGATCTTTTTTGGGCCATCCGAGGTGGTGGAGGAAATACTTTTGGTGTGGTTATTGCTTGGAAAATAAGTCTAGTCTCAGCTCCACCTACTGTGACTGTTTTCAATGTTCAAAGAACACTGGAACAAAATGCTTCCAAGCTTGTCCATCGGTGGCAGTTCGTAGCGGATAAGCTTCATGAAGATCTCTTCATCAGAATTATTCTGAATAGAGTCAATTCCACTGAAGAAGGAAAGTCCAACACAACAATACAAGCCTCATTCAATTCATTGTTTCTTGGTGGGATTGATAGGCTTCTTCCATTGATACAAGACAGCTTTCCCGAGCTCGGTTTGGTAAAAGAAGATTGCATTGAAATGAGTTGGATTCAGTCTGTCCTCTACTTCGACGGATTCCCAAGCAACTCATCCTTGGATGTTTTGCTTGATAGAACTCCTTCAACTAGAAGGAATTTCAAAGCGAAATCAGACTATGTCAAGGAACCTATACCCGAACTTGGATTGGAGGGGATATGGGAAAGGTTCTTCGACAAAGACATCAACACACCAATACTGATCTTCAGCCCTTACGGAGGAAAAATGAGTGAGATTTCAGAGTCTAGCATCCCTTTTCCACATAGAGCAGGGAACATATACAAGATTCAACACCTAATATATTGGGATGAAGAGGGGATTGTGGCAACTAAGAGGCATATAAGCTGGATCAGAAGACTCTACAGTTACTTGGCCCCTTACGTTTCAAAAACTCCTAGAGCTGCTTATGTCAATTACAGAGATCTTGACATAGGGATAAATAATCATGCAGGCAACACAAGTTATAGACAAGCAAGCATCTGGGGCCTcaaatatttcaagaataatTTTGACAGATTGGTGCGTGTGAAGACTGCTGTTGATCCTGCTAATTTCTTCAGAAATGAACAAAGTATCCCACCTCTATCTTCTTGGTGA
- the LOC112325871 gene encoding uncharacterized protein LOC112325871: MAKYLFSFLLLLLLLLTTTTATSTFNPICTFSPTPSPTSATTPAPITNSNTNIALSPTFAPSPIITIPTPAPSSAPTPINNTTTTTTTTSTTLTPTTTPSTARTPIPTNKITLTPTFAPSPAPTPTIITPILGPSPAPTPISSSAFTTTPTFGPSPAPTPTNSSIFTATFSLPPTPPSTFTRQQDDLKFVFQEQIYNIIDAILGTGDFKNWANALGMADSTTFPISATFFIPSDNSLSPTTTSADPDIFPYHIVPQRLSFADLQQFKTFSRLPTLLFDKSILITNNSASNFTLDGSRLTHPDIYTNAAITVHCIDNLLDHSVYGTESGKNSSKPDAVGPPPTPASPPRPTPRTFVPSTADDEEFTVHQHGESDAACLCTEVWTVFLVLCVALASKFQRMILVH, encoded by the coding sequence ATGGCCAAATACCTCTTctctttcctcctcctcctcctcctcctcctcaccaCCACCACAGCCACCTCCACCTTCAATCCCATCTGTACCTTTAGCCCCACACCCTCACCCACCTCTGCCACCACTCCTGCTCCCATCACCAATTCCAACACCAACATCGCCCTCTCCCCCACATTTGCACCATCTCCCATCATCACCATCCCCACTCCTGCACCCTCTTCTGCTCCAACTCCCATCAAtaataccaccaccaccaccaccaccacctccaccaccctCACTCCTACAACCACACCCTCGACTGCCCGTACTCCAATTCCCACTAACAAAATCACCCTCACCCCCACATTTGCCCCCAGTCCGGCCCCAACTCCCACCATCATCACCCCCATATTGGGCCCCAGTCCAGCCCCAACTCCAATCAGCAGTTCCGCCTTCACCACCACACCCACATTTGGCCCCAGTCCTGCCCCAACTCCAACCAACAGTTCCATCTTCACCGCCACCTTCTCACTACCACCAACACCACCATCAACATTTACACGGCAACAAGATGACCTCAAATTCGTCTTTCAAGAACAAATCTACAACATCATTGATGCGATACTTGGTACAGGAGATTTCAAGAACTGGGCCAATGCCCTCGGCATGGCTGACTCTACCACCTTCCCTATCTCCGCCACTTTCTTTATCCCGTCTGACAACTCTCTTTCTCCTACTACCACCTCCGCTGACCCTGACATCTTCCCTTACCACATTGTCCCTCAACGCCTCTCTTTCGCTGATCTCCAGCAATTTAAGACCTTCTCTCGCCTCCCAACTCTCCTTTTTGACAAGTCCATACTTATCACCAACAATTCTGCATCAAATTTCACCCTTGATGGCTCTCGCCTCACTCATCCTGATATCTACACCAATGCTGCCATTACAGTTCATTGCATAGATAACCTTCTTGATCACTCAGTTTATGGTACTGAATCTGGGAAGAACTCTTCAAAACCAGACGCGGTTGGCCCGCCACCAACTCCTGCTTCTCCTCCTCGTCCTACTCCAAGAACATTTGTTCCAAGCACTGCAGATGATGAAGAGTTTACTGTTCATCAGCATGGAGAGTCAGATGCGGCTTGCTTGTGCACTGAGGTGTGGACTGTTTTCTTGGTTCTTTGTGTGGCTTTGGCATCCAAGTTTCAAAGAATGATTCTTGTCCATTGA